CGGTTGGGCGCGGCCGCGGGGACGCTCAACGTCGCAAGACGCGGGCTCGGCTCCGGTAGGCGCGAGCAAATCGAGCGTTTCGCCGACAAGATCGAGGTCACCGACGCTGGCGATACCGACGCCGACGCCGGCGACACCGATACGGAGAGGAGCGTCTGACATGCGCGTACTTGTCACCAACGACGACGGGATCGGCTCGGCGGGATTGACGGTCTTGGCCGACGCGGCCCTCGCCGCAGGTCACGAGGTGGCCGTTGTCGCCCCGCACCACCAATACTCGGGATCGAGCGCCGCTCTGATGTCGCACGAGGAGGACGGGCAACTCGTCTTTGTGGACGGCAGGCCTCCCGGACTCGACGCCAGTGTCAAGGCGTTCGGGGTCAAGGCCGCGCCGGGCCTGATCGGCTTTGTGGCGAGCTCGGGGGCCTTCGGCTTCACGCCCGACATCGTGCTCTCGGGAATCAACATCGGCGCCAACACGGGGCGTGCGGTGCTGCACTCGGGCACCGTGGGTGCCGCGCTTTCGGCCGCCGCGCACGGCGTGCGCGGCATGGCGGTATCAATCGCCTCTGCGGAGCCCCAACACTGGCCGACCGCTCGCGCCGTGGTCGACCGCAGCCTCGAGTGGCTCACCGACCACGACATTGGCGACAGGGTGCTGAACGTCAACATCCCTGATGTTCCCCTGGAGAAGCTGCGCGGCATTCGTCCGGCGACGCTCGCCAGCTTCGGTGCCGTGCAGGCGCGCGTCAAGGAGGAGGGCGTCGGCTTCGTCAACCTGACCTACGCAAAGGTGGAGCCAGGGGAAGAGCCCGACACGGACCACCAGTTGCTGAGTCGCGGCTGGGCGACCTGGACTCTGGTGCGCGCGCCCGTCGCCGATCAGGACGACGTCGATCTGCCTCGCATCGACCTGGCTGATCTCGCCGACGAGCCCGTCAGTGTGGCGGCCGGAACGGTGATGTCAACGACCCCCGGCGAACCCAACCCGCCTGCGGGGCACTGAGGCACCCTCAAGGCACGTCACCCCAGAGCTGCGGGGCACTCACGCACCCTCACCGGGCAAGCCAACGAGTAGCCCCAACCTAGGCGTCCCCGGTCACGATCGCGAGGTACTCGGCATCAACCACCCGGCCTGAGAGGTCGACCAGGCCAAAGTCCATCGCCTTGTAGGTCCAGATGGCGCTCCCAAAGCCGTGCTCGCGGAGCAACGAGTAGAAGTCCGCCAGCCAGCGTCGGCGGCTGCCTGGGTCGACCCAGTCGGCCACGCCAAACTCGCCGCAATACAGCTCACGGCCAGTGCGCGCGGCAAACTCCACCGCAGGCGCCACCACGTCGGCCAGGAGTTCGCGATCCATCCGCCTGTCCACGTGCTCGTCCCCAAACTGGTTGTGCTGCGGATGCGCTGCCAACCATTCGGCAAGGCCGTCGAGGTAGCCGGGATACGCGGGCGCCTGGCCCCACTCTCGGGGCCCTGCAGCCCACGGCGCATTCTGGTGCGTGAAGTACAAGGGCTCATAAGTGTGGAAGGTGTAGATGACGCGGGGATCGTCAATCTCCACCAGGCCAGCGAGCCCACTCACCGCGTTGTTGTGGGTACCCCCGATCATCACCACGGCGTCAGGCGACACCGCATGGATCGCCTCGACCGTGCGAGCTGCGAGCGGGTTCCACCGACTGTTGTCGGGAAGCGTCACCTCGTTGAGCAGCTCGAGCACGAGCGGAACCGGGGCGTCGGCATAGCGGCGTGCAACCATCTGCCACAGCGCCACGAAGCGGTCTTGCACCGCGGCGTCTTCAAAGAGCGTGTTGCCGGCAGCGTCGCCCTCCTCAAGGTCGTTGCGGAACGTGAACCCCGGCGCCTCGTGCAGATCGAGCACCACGGCCAGACCGGCGTCGGCGCACCACTCGAGACACGCGTCAACGTAGGCGAAGCCCTGGTCGTTCGGCACGCCCGGAGCGTCGTCCGACTCGAAGAGGGGGTAGTCGACGGGCAGCCGCACGTGATCGAGTCCCCACGAAGCAATCTGCTCGATGTCGCCGCGGGTGATGAACGTGCGGAAGTGATCGTGGTCGTAGGCCGCGTATTGCGACAGCCAACCCCCCAGATTGACGCCCTTGACGAAGTGCTCCATTGCCTACCTCTCGCAGTCTTGTGATGGAGAAATCCTAGGGGGCGGCTCACCTACCAGGAGGGACTTGAGGCGCATCCGTGAGGGCCCGCCCGCAGCCGCTGCGGAGTGTTAGCGTCGGGCCGTGGATGCGACCAAGGGCGACGGCTCATGAGCAACGACATCACACCCCCCGTGGCGCATCCCTCGATCACGCTCGAGACCGTGACGGCCCTGATCGCCGAGCAACTGCCCGACCACACGCACCTTGAACTCGGCGAGCGCTTCGACGGATGGGACTGCGCGATGTTCCGTCTCGGCGATGCTCTCGCCGTGCGGCTACCGCGCACTCAAGACGCCGTGCGCTTCCTCCAGGCCGAGATGCATTGGGTCCCCCAGTTGTCAGGCGGCTGGGACTTCCCCGCGCCGACGTTCGTCGCCCACGGCCTTCCCTCGCACGGCTACCCGTGGCCATGGGCGGTGGTGACGTGGGTGCCAGGCGATACGGCCGACGCCGTCCCCCTTGACGCCGACGCCGGCACCAGCGTCGGCCGCGCCCTCGCCCAAGTGCATACGCCCGCGCCGGACGACGCCCCTTTCAACGTCGAACAATCGATCCCGATGGCGGATCGCGACGTGAAGGTTCGCGAGCGCGTCGCTCGACTTGCCGCCACTATCGGACCTGCTGGCGAACGCATTGACACAGAAGCAGCCGCGGCTATCTGGACCGAAGCGCTCGCGGCAAGCGAGCATGCCGAATGGGTGTGGTCCCACGCCGACCTCCACGGAGCGAACGTGCTCAGCCACGGCGGAGCCTTTGGCGGGATCGTGGACTGGGGCTCGATGGCGATGTGTGACCCTGCCGTCGATCTTGGCTTCGCTTACACGCTCATGCCGCGCGAGGGCGTGGACGACGCCGTGGCCGAGTACGGCAGGCTCACCGGGAGGGTCGACGCCAACCTCCTTGCGAGAATGCGGGGCATCGCGCTCAGCAAATGCGTCGGCGTCGCCTTGTCGCCGCGACCGGTGACCACGGCGATGGGCTGGCGAGGACTCGTGGCGCTTGGGGCGGCGCGCGCCGCGTAGCCTAGGGCTGCCCCGAACTCTCAGAGGAACCTCGTGAGTCAGACTCGCCCGCCGATGGCCAGCCGCATGGCCTGGCTCGTGTTCGCCACGGCGGCGGCCGCCTACTTCGTGGCGGTCGTGCATCGCACCGCGCTGGGCGTGGCCGGCGTCGAGGCGCTTGACCGCTTCGGTATCGAGGCCACGGCGCTCTCGCTCCTGGCAGTCCTCCAGATCGCCGTGTACGCGGCGATGCAAGTGCCGGCAGGCAATCTGCTCGACCGCTACGGGCCTGCCGCCGTGATCGCGGTCGGCTCGCTCGTGATGGCGCTTGGGCAGGCCATGATGGCCTTTGCCCCGAACTTTGGGTGGGCGCTGGCGGCGAGAGTGCTGATCGGCGCGGGCGACGCTCCCGTGTTCATCGCTGCCACAAGGCTGGTCGCCCACCACTTCCCGGCGCGGCGGGTGCCACTGATGGTCCAGGTCACCGGCTTGATCGGCCAGTCGGGCCAACTCGCCACCGCGATCCCGCTTGCCTTCGTGCTGCACTGGGCCGGTTGGACCGCGGCGCTCGGCTCCCTCGCGATCGTCGGTGCGATGACGGCCGCGGCGGTGTGGTGGCTGCTGATTCGCCCACGGGACGCCTCGTTCTCTCCCGAGCGCTCCTCGTCGATCTCGGTGCGCGCCGCGATGACCACCTCGATGCGAACGGCGGGAGTGAGGCTCGGATTCTGGAGCCACTTCGTGGGGCCGTTCTCCGCTAACACGATCGCACTGTTGTGGGGGTATCCCTACTTCACGACGGCCCAGGGCCGCTCCCCTGCCGAGGGAAGCCTCCTGCTCACCGCCATGGTGATCGCCATCATCGCCGCCGCGCCCGTCATTGGTGCGCTCACGGCACGCCATCCTTTGCGCCGCAGCTGGCTCGTGATCGGTGGCGCCGTCATCACGGCGCTCGCATGGGTCGCGATCCTTGTGCCCACGACGCCGCGTCCCTTGTGGCAGCTGATCGTGTTCGTGTGCGTGGTGGGCGCTGGCGGGCCGATGTCGCTGGTGGGCATGGACTTCGCACGCACCTTCGCGGTGAGCGGGAGGCTCGGGAGCGCCACTGGCTTTGTGAACATGGGCGGATTCATCTCGACCATCATCAGCGTGCTGTTGGTAGGCGTGGTGCTGCAGGCGGTGTCCCCCGCCGGATCCTCCGAGTACTCGCTGGCCGAGTATCGCGTCGCCTTCGCCGCGCTCGCAGTTCCGTGGCTCGTGGGGATCGCAGGCGTGGTGGGAAGCCGGCGTGACACCAGGGCCGTCATGGCAAGCGACGGCTTGCTGGTGCCGAGCATCCGTGAGGTGTGGCGCAGGCGCCGCGACCGCTAGCTGTTCTGGCTCATGACGTTGGTGACGCGGGCTTTGAGTCGTGAGGCTGGGGGCCGGTCCCCGATGGCAGTGTGGTCACGATGGTAGTTGTAGTGGATGTTCCAGCGCTCGATCGCGGCCGCGCGCTGTGCTTCGGATAGCCAGATCCGGGCGTAGAGCAACTCGTTCGCGATGATCCGGTTGTAGCGTTCGACTTTGCCGTTGTGTCGGGGCGTGTAGGGACGGATGTATTGATGCCGGGACGCAGTCGCGGCGATGGTCCGGATGAAGTCTTTGGCCCGATAGTTGGCTCCGTTGTCGGTGACGACGGTCACGACCCGCTCGATGCCATGCGCTTTGAAGAATGCGCGGGCGCGGGCATAGAAGCCGATCGTGGTCGACGCTTTCTCGTCGGCCAGGTGTTCGGTGTAGGCCAGGCGGGAGTACCCATCGACGATCGAGTGCAGGAACACGTAGCCGGCTTTGGCGCCTGCGACTTTGGCTCGCTCGGTGGCGCGATGCTGCTCGGATCCGCGGCCGTGGATACGATGACCACCACCATCGGGGATGCGGCCGACTTTCTTCACGTCGAGGTGGACCATGTGACCGGGGAAACGTGCCGTGATGGTGCCCACGACCCGGTTGGTGGACCCGTCAGGGTCCAGATCCCGCAACCTTGAGATCCCCAACCGTTTCAGCCACCGACCGACGGTGGCCAGTGACACAACGTGGCCGTGGGCGACCAGTTCGCGGCGGATCGCCCGAGCTGTCCAGTGATGCTCGCGCCGCCACGTCTCGATCAGCTCCACAACCTCGGGCGCGGTGATCGTGGGGCGCGCATGCGGGGCCGAAGATCGATCTGCGAGCCCGGCGAAACCATCGCTATCGAACCGGGATTTCCACTTCGACAAACACGCCCGCGATACCCCCGCCTCGGCGGCGACGTGAGCGATCGGACGGTGCTGGCAACGCTGGATCAAACGCAGCCGGCCTTCGGCAGTGAGCGGGGCATTAGCGTGGTGCATGAGGGATAGGTCCTTTTGGTCAGAACGGTCGTAGTGGTACTTCCATCCTGCCTGGGGGCCTATCCCTCGCTCACGGCCCCGCCGTCACCAACCTCATGAGACGCAACAGCTAGCCCACGACGGAGACGTGCTCCCTGTGGTGCTCGTCGTTGTCGATCAGGTCAAGGATCGCCGCCGCGAAGTCGGGTGCCGAGATGAAGGACTTGCCGTCCTCATCGAAGATGGCCACCTCGCCGCCTAAGCGATACCGACCGGTCGCCTCGCCTGGAGCGAAGGCTCCGAACGTGGCGGCCGGGCTCACGAAGGTCCAATCAAGCGCGGGGTCAGCGGCAAGTAGCGACTCGTAGACGGCGTGTCCGGCCTGCGCTTCTGCACGGTACTCCTCGGGAACCTCGCCCTCGATGAAGCGGGCCGCACCTGGTGCCGGTCGCAGCGAAGAGAAGCCGCCCACCACAATCAGCCTTGCGCCGGACTGGATCGCCGACTCGGCCAACAGGGAGGCCAAGTCAAGGTGGTGATCCACCATGTCTCCGCGAGGGGAGGTGGCGGTGACCACGGCGTCGGCGCCCTCGAAGGCACGCGCCCGCACGTCTCCTGAAAGCGCCGAACCCTGCAGATACGTCACTCCGTCAACAGGGACCATCGGAACGGATCGCGCGACCGCCGTCACGCGGTGAACGCGCGCGGCCGCCTCGGCAACGATCGCGGCACCCGCATAGCCGGTGCCCCCGATCACGGTGATGCTTGCCATGTGAACCTCCTGGTTGCTGCGTCGACGTGCAGGAACGCAGCGCCTCTTCGTGGACGCAACACCGCGTGCCGCCCTGCGATTCCGCACTGGCCGTTCCGGGAGGTCCAGCCGCCGCGTTCGTCGTAGCCTGGGACCATGACCATCCCCACGCACTTGCTCAACGACGGCCACTCGATCCCCTCCATCGGCTTTGGCACGTACCCCCTTCAAGGCAAGGAGGGCTACGCAGCCGTCAGGTCGGCGCTCGACACTGGATACCGGCTCATCGACACCGCCTTCAACTACGAGAACGAGGGCATGGTGGGCCGCGCCATCCGCGACTTCTTGCGCGAGTCAGGCACGCCGCGAGAAGACATCACGGTGCAGACCAAGTTGCCCGGCCGTCACCACGACACCGAGCGCGCGATCGCTTCTGGCTACGAGTCTCTGCAGCGACTGGGGCTCGATCAGATCGACGTGATGCTCATTCACTGGCCGAACCCGATCACCGGCAAGTACCTGGAGGCGTGGCGGGGACTCGTGATGCTCCGCGAGGAGGGCATCGCGCGCAGCATCGGCGTCAGCAACTTCACCGATGAACACCTGGGTCGCATCATTGCCGACACCGACGTCACGCCGGTTGTCAATCAAATCGAGTTGCACCCGCTGTTCATTCAAGAGCAGATGCGAGCGGCCCACCGCCAGCGCGGCATCGCGACCGAATCGTGGAGCCCGCTCGGCAAGCGGAACGCGCCCTTCGAAGTGGGTGCGGTGGCCGACGCCGCAGAGGCTCACGGCGTCGCTCCCGCACAGGTGGTGCTCAGGTGGCAGGTCCAGTTGGGCAACATTCCGCTTCCGAAGTCCGCCAACGCGGCACGCCAGGCGGCCAATCTCGACGTGTTCAGCTTCGAGTTGAGCGATGAGGAGATGGCCGGCATCAGCGCGCTTGACCGCCCGGATGGACGGCTGTTCGGCGGCGACCCGAACACGCACGAGGAGATGTAGGGCCCGCCCCGTCGCCCGCTGGCTGGGTTGCCCTCCCGCGTGGGCCGCACGCGGGCTGGGTCGCTAGTCCGGCCACGCAGCCTCGCCTCTCCCCTACCCTGTGGGCACGGCTCCGACGCCTCACGCACCGTGGGACGAGCCGCCACAGACCGCCGAGGAGCCGCCATGGCCGCACGCGTATCGCGCCGCGCGTGGTGGGTCTTTGCCGCCGCGAGCGCCGCGTACTTCATGGCGATCATGCACCGCACGGCGCTCGGTGTAGCGGGCGTCGATGCGCTCGACCGGTTTGCGATCGGTGCGACCGCTCTGTCGGCGCTCTCCATGACCCAGATCGCGGCCTACGCGATCCTGCAGGTGCCCTCCGGGAGACTCCTTGATCGGTTCGGTCCGCGCACGGTGATGGTCGCGGGTTCTCTCCTGATGGCGATCGGCCAGGTCCTCATGGCCACCACCGAGAGCTTCACGTGGGCAATCGTGGCCCGCGTGCTGATCGGCGCTGGCGACGCCCCGATCTTCATCTCCGCCTCGCGCCTGGTCGCTCACTGGTTTCCGCCCAGGCGCGCACCGCAAATGGTGCAGTTGACCGCGCAAGTGGGTCAGGCGGGTCAGCTCGCCACCGCCATCCCCGTGGCGTGGCTACTTCATGCCCAAGGCTGGTCCACGACCTTCCTGGTGCTGGCGGGCCTGGGGATCGTGGCGGCAGTGGTCGTGTCGGGCGTGCGCACTCCAGGAGCGGCCGACGCCGACGACGTCCCAGCAGTAGCCGTCGCCCAGTCGCGTCCCACGGTGTCAAAGGCGGGGGTAAGGCTCGGCTTCTGGACTCACTTCACGGCGCTGTTCTCCGCCAATACCGTAGCGCTGCTGTGGGGAGTGCCGTTCTTCGTCACCGCGCAAGGGCGCTCGGTGGCAGAGGCGAGCCTCCTGCTCACCGCACTCACCCTGTCGAAGTTTGTGGTGAGCCCGTTCGTGGGTACCGCGACCGCGAGGCACCCGTTCAGGCGCTCCTGGATGGTGCTCATGTTCGCTTGCGTGACGGCGGTGGCTTGGGCGCTCCTGTTGATCCCGAGCACCCCGCGCCCCATGTGGCAGCTCGTCTTGTTCGTCATGGCGATTGCCGCGGGCGGGCCGGTGTCTCTCGTGGGCCTCGACTATGCGCGGACCTTCGCGGACCACAGTCGCCTTGGTGCGGCAAACGGCTTGGTCAACACTGGCGGTTTCGTCTCCACGATCGTGGCAGTCGGCCTGGTCGGCGCGGTATTGCAACTCGCCGCGCCCGACGGCAACTACGACCTCGACGCATACCGCTTGGCCTTCGCCGCGCTCGCTCTTCCGTGGGCCGTCGGCGTGGTCGGCATCGTCCGCAACCGCGCGAAGGCGCGTGCCGACTGGGCGGCAAACGGCGTCCTGGTGCCGCCGCTACGCGAGGTTCTCGAGCGTCGGCGTTCGGGGCGGCGCGGCGACTAGCGTGCGACGTGCTCCGTGATGACCCAGTTGACGATGTCGTGGAGCGCCATCTCGAGGTCGATGTAGTCGGGGTGGCGCAGCCATGCGCCCTGCACGCCTTCGAGCGCGGCGATCAGGGTCCTCGCAAGCGTCTCGGTGTCGTCGTACTGACCGTCCAGGCGCTCCACGAGGAACGCGACCACGGCTTCGTCACGTTGTTTGCACGCGTCGTGGGCAGGGTGGCTGGGGTCCATGGCTTCGATAGACAGCACGGTGCGGAGCCTGGCGGCGTGCGGGTCTTCCAACATGGACTGCAGGACTCCGTCCGCGATGTCCTTGCCCGTCAGGGTGCCACCGGGGCCGGTAGGCACAAAGCGATCGCCATCGAGCGCGTCGCGACGCCTCAGCACGGCAATCAGCAGGGTCTGCATGTCCTTGAAGTAGTACGTGACGGCTGGCGCGGTCAGTCCACATCGAGTCGCCACCGCCTTCATGGTCAACCCGCGATAGCCCCGCTCAGCGAGCATCTCCATGGCGGTGTCAAGGATCTGCTCGCGGCGCACTTGGGGTGGGAGTCGTTGCGCCAAGAACACCTCCTGCAGTTGTCTGCTTCCCACAATAGGCCGAAACGCTAATCTTTCCGCAGTAAAGTAACGGTCCAGGGGGACGAGTCCGCCATCGTCGTTGGGAGTTCGCGAATGTCTTTTCACGAATACCTCGCGCTCGCCTCCACGATCGTCTCTTCGCTCGATGGTGACACCAAGATCACCTTGCTGACCGGCAAGGACTTTTGGACGACCGTCCCTCTGCCCGACCATGACGTGCCGTCGTTCGTGATGGCCGACGGACCCCACGGGCTGCGCCACCAAGATGGAAGCGGCGACCACGCAGGTCTGGGCGGCGCACAACCGGCGACATGCTTCCCCACCGCGTCAGCTCTTGGCGCGACGTGGGACGCCGAACTTGTCGAACAGGTGGGCGCTGCGATCGGCCGCGAGGCGGCAAGCGCTGGCGTTGACGTGGTGCTCGGGCCTGGCCTCAACATCAAGCGCCATCCAGCAGGCGGCAGAAACTTCGAGTACTTCTCGGAGGACCCATTGCTGTCCGGCGTGCTCGCGGCGGCTTTGGTGCGGGGCATCCAGTCAGAAGGCGTCGGCGCGTGCCTCAAGCACTACGCCGCCAACAACCAGGAATCGGACAGGTTCCGTCTCGACACGATCGTGGACGAGCGCACGCTCCGAGAGATCTACCTGACGGGATTCGAGACGGCCCTCAAACTGTCAGAGCCGTGGATGGTGATGTCCTCCTACAACCTCATCAATGGCACTCACGTGGGCGAGTCGGAGGTGATGATCCACGACATCCTGCGCAGTGAGTTCGGCTTCTTGGGAGTGGTGGTCTCCGACTGGCTAGCAGTGTCCGACAGGGTGGAAGCGGTGCGCGCAGGGCTCGACCTCGAGATGCCGTCGAGCGGAAGCGCGTGGGACCGCGAGATCTCCAAAGCCCTCACCAGCGGCCACTTGACCCACCGGACGATCGACCTGGCGTGCACCCGCATCGTCGCGCTCGCCTTGCAGGCTGGCCACGCCCGCGACGGTCGGCTCACTGACGTCGACCATGATGCTCACCACGCTCTCGCCCGCACGGCGGCGGCGGCGGGCGCCGTCTTGCTCACGAACGACGGGCTGCTTCCGCTCGACGCCGCTTCCCAGCACAAGGTGGCCGTGATCGGTGCCTTTGCCGAACACCCTCGCTTCCAAGGCGCTGGCAGCTCCCAAGTGAACGCGACCAGAGTCTCGACCTTGGTCGAAGCGCTTCGTACCAGGGGTGTCAGTGCCACGTACGCGCCTGGCTACGATCCTCGATCGGGCGACACCACCCCTGATCTGCTCGCAGAGGCGACCCGAGCGGCCGAGAAGGCCGACGTCGTCGTCCTCCACGTGGGCCTTCCCCCCAGCGCCGAAAGCGAGGGCTTCGACAGGAGCCACTTGCGTCTGCCAGACGGGCACCTGGAGCTCATCGCTGCCGTGCTCGCCGCCAACCCCCGTACGGCGATCGCGGTGTCGGCAGGCGCCCCGATCGAGACGCCGTGGGCGGACGACGCCGCGGCCGTGTTGCTGACATACCTTGGCGGGCAGGCGTCTGGCGAGGCGCTCGCCGACATGTTGTTCGGCAACGAGGAGCCGGGCGGCAGGCTGGCGGAGTCCTTCCCTGAGGCGGTCTTTGACCTTCCTTCTGACGCTCACTTCGCCGACCACCCCACTCAAGTGGAGTACCGCGAGGGCCTCTACGTCGGCTACCGCTTCCACGACACGTTCGGCCTGCCTGCGCGCTTCCCCTTCGGGCACGGCCTGGGCTATGCCGCCTTCGATGTCGACACGCTGCGCGTCGCGCCGTGGGGAGGCAAACACTCGGTCTCCGTCGACGTCACCAACACCTCCGCCCGCGCCGGCAGCACCGTGGTGCAGGTGTACGTGAAGGATGTGAAGTCGACCCTGTATCGCCCCGAGCAGGAACTCAAGGGCTTCGCGAAGGTCCGGCTCGTGCCCGGTGAGACTCAGGCGGTGACGATCGACCTCGATCACCGCGCCTTCGCCGCGTACGACGTCCAGGCTGCAGCGTGGGTCGTCGAGTCGGGAGAGTTCGAGATCAGGGTGGGCCTTTCGTCCACCGACATCAGAGCGTCGTCGACGATCGTCGTCGAAGGCACGAGGAAGGTGTCCCCCGCCGCTGCGCTCGCCTGTTCGATCGCGAGCCGGGCCGAGTTTGAGGACATGCTCGGCCGCCCGATTCCCTTACCTGCCGCAACGCTTCCGTACACCAGGGAGACGCTGATCGGAGATCTCCATCAGACCGCTCTTGGACGGGTACTGCGCAGGATTCTGTTCAGGACGATCTCGGCCAAGATGGGCATCGACGCCTCGGGCGACGACGCTCCCACAGAGATGGCCTTCATCGAGAGCACCCCTTTGCGCGCCTTGGCCACCGCGTCGGCCGGGAAGGTCTCATTGCGCACGGTAGACCTGATCGTGCGGGTGCTCAACATCGGAGTCAAGCGGCGCTTGCGCTAGTGGCCCTCTGACTCCAGCACGTCGACAACAAAGCCGGTGATGACGTCCACGTCGGCGTCAGCGAACCGGGCGGTGCACTCCGGATAAGCCACGTGCCAATTGTTGATGGCCTCGTACCCGGCGCCTACGGCCGCGATCGCCCTGATCAGGTGCTCCGGGCGGATGGCGTCGGGATCGGTCGTACCACTGAGTCCCATCGCGAGTAGGGCAGCCAACCGGTGCGTGATACCGCTCGACGCCTTCTCGTCATGGATGAGGGGCGCGAGGTTCGGGTCCTTCATCACGGCCACCACGTCGGCGTCGCATGAGGACATGGCCATGATGACGTCTCGAATGAAGCGTTCCCGCTCGGGCGCAGTAGTGAGGTCCCGCGGCTGCTCCATGACGGACGTGATAGCCGCGAAGGTCTGACCGACGATTTGCTGGAGCAGCACTTCCTTCGACTCGAAGTGGTAATACAGCGCAGCCTTGGTCACGCCCAGTTCGTCCGCGATATCGCGGATCGAGGTGCCCGCGAAGCCGCTGGTGGCAAACAGATGAGCCGCCACATCGAGAATGCGCTGGCGCGTGTTGGTGCGCGGCGCCTTGAGTTCGGCTTCGATGCTCATTTTCCCATTCTCTCACTGCGACCCGCCACTAGGGCAGCGACCGCGCGCGACGTTCCACTTGACGACCGTTTAGTCAGTATGCCACGATCGCCCTACCCCATCTTACCGGTCGTTCAGTCACTCCGAAAGGGTCTGAAATGAAAACCCTCGCCCGCCTCGCCACGACAAGGCCCATCCTCGTATTGCTCGCCTGGCTCACAGCCGTGGTGGGCCTCACCGCCGCCTCTGCCGCAGCCGGTCCCGACTTCCGTGACACCTTCTCCCTGCCAGGAACCGACTCCCAAGCCACCTACGACCTTCTCGACGAACGCTTTCCTCAGCAATCGGGAGACGCCGACACCGTCGTCGTCAGCGCCGACGCCGGCGACCTGAGTGCGTGGCAATCGACCATTGAGAAGGCCTTGGCCGAGATGGCCGCAGTCCCCTCCGTCGCCCAGGTGACAAGCCCGTTCACGCCGAAAGGCGCCTCGCAACTGAGCGCCGACGGCTCGGTGGGCTACGCCACCGTGGCGTACGACGAGGCCGCGTACAACCTGCCGATCGACGACATCGAGCACGTCGCAGAGCTGACCGCCAGCCTCGACGCGATCGACGGCCTGACCGTCGGCCACGGCGGCGGCCCTGCCTCACGGCTTCAAGAGCCTGAAGTGGGCATCGGCGAACTGATCGGCCTCCTCATCGCCGGCGTGATCCTGGTCATTGCGTTTGGCTCCGGGCGCGCGGCGACCGTGCCGCTGATCTCGGCCATCGCCGCCGTGACGGCAACCGTCGGCACCCTTGGGCTGGCCAGCAACCTCGGCCCACTCACGCCGTCCGCGTCGATCCTCGCCGTCTTGCTCGGCCTCGGCATCGGCATCGACTACGCCCTCTTCATCGTCAATCGCCACCGGCACTCGCTCAAGGCCGGCCGTGGCGTGCGCGAGAGCGTCACCGGCGCGATGGCCACGTCTGGCCGTGCGGTCGTGTTCGCCGGCATCACAGTGTTCATTGCGCTTGCAGGGATGCTCGTGCCTCAAATCGCCTTCCTCACAGGGCTTGCCATCACCGCGGCCATCACCGTCGCGTTC
The Demequina sp. TMPB413 DNA segment above includes these coding regions:
- a CDS encoding TetR/AcrR family transcriptional regulator, whose product is MAQRLPPQVRREQILDTAMEMLAERGYRGLTMKAVATRCGLTAPAVTYYFKDMQTLLIAVLRRRDALDGDRFVPTGPGGTLTGKDIADGVLQSMLEDPHAARLRTVLSIEAMDPSHPAHDACKQRDEAVVAFLVERLDGQYDDTETLARTLIAALEGVQGAWLRHPDYIDLEMALHDIVNWVITEHVAR
- a CDS encoding TetR/AcrR family transcriptional regulator encodes the protein MSIEAELKAPRTNTRQRILDVAAHLFATSGFAGTSIRDIADELGVTKAALYYHFESKEVLLQQIVGQTFAAITSVMEQPRDLTTAPERERFIRDVIMAMSSCDADVVAVMKDPNLAPLIHDEKASSGITHRLAALLAMGLSGTTDPDAIRPEHLIRAIAAVGAGYEAINNWHVAYPECTARFADADVDVITGFVVDVLESEGH
- a CDS encoding beta-glucosidase; translation: MSFHEYLALASTIVSSLDGDTKITLLTGKDFWTTVPLPDHDVPSFVMADGPHGLRHQDGSGDHAGLGGAQPATCFPTASALGATWDAELVEQVGAAIGREAASAGVDVVLGPGLNIKRHPAGGRNFEYFSEDPLLSGVLAAALVRGIQSEGVGACLKHYAANNQESDRFRLDTIVDERTLREIYLTGFETALKLSEPWMVMSSYNLINGTHVGESEVMIHDILRSEFGFLGVVVSDWLAVSDRVEAVRAGLDLEMPSSGSAWDREISKALTSGHLTHRTIDLACTRIVALALQAGHARDGRLTDVDHDAHHALARTAAAAGAVLLTNDGLLPLDAASQHKVAVIGAFAEHPRFQGAGSSQVNATRVSTLVEALRTRGVSATYAPGYDPRSGDTTPDLLAEATRAAEKADVVVLHVGLPPSAESEGFDRSHLRLPDGHLELIAAVLAANPRTAIAVSAGAPIETPWADDAAAVLLTYLGGQASGEALADMLFGNEEPGGRLAESFPEAVFDLPSDAHFADHPTQVEYREGLYVGYRFHDTFGLPARFPFGHGLGYAAFDVDTLRVAPWGGKHSVSVDVTNTSARAGSTVVQVYVKDVKSTLYRPEQELKGFAKVRLVPGETQAVTIDLDHRAFAAYDVQAAAWVVESGEFEIRVGLSSTDIRASSTIVVEGTRKVSPAAALACSIASRAEFEDMLGRPIPLPAATLPYTRETLIGDLHQTALGRVLRRILFRTISAKMGIDASGDDAPTEMAFIESTPLRALATASAGKVSLRTVDLIVRVLNIGVKRRLR
- a CDS encoding MFS transporter, with translation MAARVSRRAWWVFAAASAAYFMAIMHRTALGVAGVDALDRFAIGATALSALSMTQIAAYAILQVPSGRLLDRFGPRTVMVAGSLLMAIGQVLMATTESFTWAIVARVLIGAGDAPIFISASRLVAHWFPPRRAPQMVQLTAQVGQAGQLATAIPVAWLLHAQGWSTTFLVLAGLGIVAAVVVSGVRTPGAADADDVPAVAVAQSRPTVSKAGVRLGFWTHFTALFSANTVALLWGVPFFVTAQGRSVAEASLLLTALTLSKFVVSPFVGTATARHPFRRSWMVLMFACVTAVAWALLLIPSTPRPMWQLVLFVMAIAAGGPVSLVGLDYARTFADHSRLGAANGLVNTGGFVSTIVAVGLVGAVLQLAAPDGNYDLDAYRLAFAALALPWAVGVVGIVRNRAKARADWAANGVLVPPLREVLERRRSGRRGD